In a genomic window of Saccharothrix sp. HUAS TT1:
- a CDS encoding xanthine dehydrogenase family protein molybdopterin-binding subunit: MTDVLRPRVLGQSPRRVDGPEKVTGTARYAGDQHVVDPAFAHLVQAEVARGVVTGVDVGAALELDGVSAVLTPDNAPRLASTEDTELAAFQSHEVAFRGQVVAAVVARTREIAREAAALVRVDIDPLPHDARLSADRDDLYAPEKVNGGKETDTARGDVDAGLAHSPFTLDQTYTTAWYNNNPMEPHTTTALWLDGDLVLYDSTQGVHTTRASVAEVFGLEPARVHVISPHVGGGFGSKGTAHVHAVVAAMAARSVPGTPVKLALTRQQMFSLVGYRTPTVQRVRLGCDADGRLSAIAVDAISQTSRIKEFAEQTAVPARTMYAAPNRATTHRLAALDVPVPAWMRAPGECPGMFGPEVAVDELAIACGVDPVEFRVRNEPDVEPESGKPFSSRNLVACLREGARRFGWEDRDPAPRARAESGWLVGTGVAASTYPVNRSPGSAATVRCTAPGRYRVSIGAADLGTGTWTSLAQVAADALGVGFDDVELRIGDTALPEASVAGGSSGITSWGSTVVAAARAFRREFGDDPAEGDEAGAGMPDDDASDEYAMHAFGAQFAEVRVHVDTGEVRVPRLLGVFAVGRVVNPRLARSQLVGGMTMGLSMALHEHSVLDERFGHVVNHDFAEYHIATNSDVPHVEAHWVEEHDPHTNPMGAKGVGEIGIVGTAAAIANAAHHATGVRVRDLPLTLDHFLR; this comes from the coding sequence ATGACGGACGTGCTGCGGCCACGCGTGCTGGGGCAGTCGCCGCGCCGGGTCGACGGGCCGGAGAAGGTGACCGGGACCGCCCGGTACGCGGGCGACCAGCACGTGGTGGACCCCGCGTTCGCGCACCTGGTGCAGGCCGAGGTCGCCCGCGGCGTGGTGACCGGGGTGGACGTCGGCGCGGCGTTGGAGCTGGACGGCGTGTCGGCGGTGCTGACACCGGACAACGCGCCGCGCCTGGCGTCCACGGAGGACACCGAGCTGGCCGCGTTCCAGTCGCACGAGGTGGCTTTCCGCGGTCAGGTCGTCGCGGCGGTGGTCGCGCGCACCCGGGAGATCGCCCGCGAGGCGGCGGCGCTGGTCCGCGTCGACATCGACCCGCTGCCGCACGACGCCCGCCTGAGCGCCGACCGCGACGACCTGTACGCGCCGGAGAAGGTGAACGGCGGCAAGGAGACCGACACCGCGCGGGGTGACGTCGACGCGGGCTTGGCGCACTCGCCGTTCACCCTCGACCAGACCTACACCACGGCCTGGTACAACAACAACCCGATGGAGCCGCACACCACCACGGCCCTGTGGTTGGACGGCGACCTCGTGCTCTACGACTCGACGCAGGGCGTGCACACCACCCGGGCGTCGGTCGCCGAGGTGTTCGGCCTGGAGCCGGCGCGGGTGCACGTGATCTCGCCGCACGTCGGCGGCGGCTTCGGGTCCAAGGGCACGGCGCACGTCCACGCGGTCGTCGCCGCGATGGCGGCGCGGTCGGTGCCCGGCACGCCGGTCAAGCTCGCGCTCACCCGGCAGCAGATGTTCTCCCTCGTCGGCTACCGGACGCCGACGGTCCAACGGGTGCGGCTGGGCTGCGACGCGGACGGCCGGCTGTCGGCCATCGCGGTCGACGCGATCTCCCAGACCTCGCGGATCAAGGAGTTCGCCGAGCAGACCGCCGTGCCCGCCCGCACGATGTACGCCGCGCCGAACCGCGCCACGACCCACCGGCTGGCCGCGCTGGACGTGCCGGTGCCCGCGTGGATGCGCGCGCCCGGCGAGTGCCCCGGCATGTTCGGCCCCGAGGTGGCGGTGGACGAGCTGGCGATCGCCTGCGGCGTCGACCCGGTGGAGTTCCGCGTCCGCAACGAGCCGGACGTGGAGCCGGAGTCGGGCAAGCCGTTCTCCAGCCGCAACCTGGTCGCGTGCCTGCGCGAGGGCGCGCGCAGGTTCGGCTGGGAGGACCGCGACCCGGCGCCGCGCGCCCGCGCGGAGTCGGGCTGGCTGGTCGGGACCGGCGTGGCGGCGTCGACCTACCCGGTGAACCGGTCGCCGGGCTCGGCCGCGACGGTCCGCTGCACCGCGCCGGGCCGCTACCGCGTGTCGATCGGGGCCGCCGACCTGGGCACCGGCACGTGGACCTCGCTCGCGCAGGTCGCGGCGGACGCGCTGGGCGTGGGCTTCGACGACGTGGAGCTGCGGATCGGCGACACGGCGCTGCCGGAGGCGTCGGTGGCGGGCGGCTCGTCCGGCATCACGTCGTGGGGCTCGACGGTGGTGGCCGCGGCGCGGGCGTTCCGCCGCGAGTTCGGCGACGACCCCGCCGAGGGCGACGAGGCCGGTGCCGGGATGCCGGACGACGACGCGAGCGACGAGTACGCGATGCACGCGTTCGGCGCGCAGTTCGCCGAGGTGCGGGTGCACGTGGACACCGGCGAGGTGCGGGTGCCCCGGCTGCTCGGCGTGTTCGCGGTCGGCCGGGTCGTCAACCCCCGGCTGGCCCGCTCGCAGCTCGTCGGCGGCATGACCATGGGCCTGTCCATGGCGCTGCACGAGCACAGCGTGCTGGACGAGCGCTTCGGGCACGTGGTCAACCACGACTTCGCCGAGTACCACATCGCCACCAACAGCGACGTGCCGCACGTGGAGGCGCACTGGGTCGAGGAGCACGACCCGCACACCAACCCCATGGGCGCCAAGGGCGTCGGCGAGATCGGCATCGTCGGGACGGCGGCGGCGATCGCGAACGCGGCGCACCACGCGACCGGCGTCCGCGTCCGCGACCTGCCGCTGACCCTCGACCACTTCCTGCGCTAG